From one Mangifera indica cultivar Alphonso unplaced genomic scaffold, CATAS_Mindica_2.1 Un_0064, whole genome shotgun sequence genomic stretch:
- the LOC123207180 gene encoding replication factor C subunit 3-like isoform X1 has protein sequence MADTVSLMDVDEDANQNQNQNNTLKSNKGKDVVSAAPPDSKATPWVEKYRPQSLADVAAHRDIVDTIDRLTTENRLPHLLLYGPPGTGKTSTILAVARKLYGAQYHNMILELNASDDRGIDVVRQQIQDFASTQSFSFGAKASVKLVLLDEADAMTKDAQFALRRVIEKYTKNTRFTLICNHVNKIIPALQSRCTRFRFAPLEPSHVTERLKHVIKAEGLDVTESGLAALVRLCNGDMRKALNILQSTHMASQQITEEAVYLCTGNPLPIDIEQISYWLLNESFADGFKRISEMKTRKGLALVDIVREVTMFVFKIKMPSDVRVRLINDLADIEYRLSFGCNDKLQLGSLISTFTQARSALVAAAK, from the exons ATGGCGGACACCGTTTCTCTTATGGATGTCGACGAAGACGCgaaccaaaaccaaaaccaaaacaacaCTCTAAAATCCAACAAGGGAAAAGATGTCGTCTCCGCCGCACCACCTGACAGCAAAGCTACTCCTTGGGTCGAGAAGTACCGCCCTCAGTCCCTTGCTGACGTGGCCGCTCATCGAGACATTGTCGATACCA TCGACAGATTGACTACCGAGAACCGGCTGCCACATCTCTTATTATACGGCCCTCCTGGTACGGGCAAAACGTCTACTATTCTCGCTGTTGCACGGAAGCTTTACGGAGCGCAGTACCATAATATGATTCTGGAGCTCAATGCATCTGACGATAGAGGAATTGATGTTGTGAGGCAACAGATCCAAGATTTTGCCAGCACGCAGAGCTTCTCCTTTGG AGCAAAGGCATCAGTGAAATTGGTCTTGCTTGATGAGGCAGATGCCATGACAAAAGATGCTCAGTTTGCCCTGCGTAGAG TGATTGAGAAATACACAAAGAACACTAGGTTCACACTTATTTGTAATCATGTCAACAAGATTATTCCAGCTCTGCAGTCTAGGTGTACGAGATTCCGGTTTGCTCCTCTTGAACCAAGTCATGTCACTGAGCGACTCAAACATGTTATAAAGGCTGAAGG GCTTGATGTAACTGAGAGTGGCTTAGCAGCACTTGTACGGCTATGCAATGGTGATATGAGGAAGGCCTTGAACATTTTGCAG TCAACTCACATGGCTTCTCAGCAAATTACAGAAGAAGCTGTATACCTATGCACTGGAAACCCTTTACCGATTGACATTGAGCAGATATCTTATTGGCTTCTGAATGAATCTTTTGCAGATGGTTTCAAGA GAATATCTGAAATGAAGACAAGGAAAGGGTTGGCATTGGTAGATATTGTAAGAGAAGTGACAAT GTTTGTTTTTAAGATTAAGATGCCATCAGATGTCCGAGTTCGGCTGATTAATGATTTGGCTGACATTGA GTACAGACTGAGTTTTGGATGCAATGACAAGCTACAGCTTGGATCTCTAATTTCTACTTTCACGCAGGCAAGGTCTGCTCTTGTTGCTGCTGCAAAGTAG
- the LOC123207169 gene encoding uncharacterized protein LOC123207169, producing MGNVIASFFSGFGQVLGNLFGAPLDFLAGKSCSSVCGPTWDFICYIENFCLANLLKLAIVLALLYLVLLFFYLLYKLGICWCIGHSLCKMVWACLVTWFSFWEYCFTFLCVKLIKFKRRNQRGRRNIFEIGQTDSSYEQESSSSESFSSDDIPRSNYSSRRGRDYREAHRKKSLRPRSYRVQVGISRRNAIQSHRRNSLKHHSHGSQVHDHIRVTHTSRFVKKGRSIRRGVYGSQKW from the exons ATGGGTAATGTAATCGCTTCATTTTTCTCTGGATTTGGTCAAGTCCTTGGCAATCTCTTTGGCGCCCCACTTGATTTTCTTGCCGGAAAGTCTTGCAg TTCAGTTTGTGGGCCAACATGGGATTTCATCTGCTACATCGAAAATTTTTGTCTTGCCAATCTGCTGAAGTTGGCCATAGTGCTGGCTTTATTATACTTGG TTCTCTTGTTCTTCTATCTTTTATACAAGCTTGGAATCTGCTGGTGCATTGGTCATAGCCTCTGCAAAATGGTGTGGGCATGCTTGGTTACCTGGTTCTCTTTTTGGGAATATTGCTTCACTTTCTTGTGTGTTAAGCtcataaaattcaaaagaagaaaCCAACGCGGCAGAAGGAACATTTTTGAAATAGGCCAAACAGATTCTAGTTATGAACAAGAATCTTCCAGCAGTGAAAGCTTTTCATCAGATGATATACCCAGAAGCAATTATTCATCTCGCCGAGGGAGAGATTACAGGGAAGCTCACCGAAAGAAGTCTCTGCGGCCAAGAAGCTACCGTGTACAAGTTGGGATTAGTAGAAGAAATGCAATACAAAGTCATAGAAGGAACTCCTTGAAGCATCACAGCCATGGTAGCCAAGTTCATGATCATATAAGGGTAACTCACACATCAAGGTTTGTTAAGAAAGGCAGAAGCATTAGGAGAGGAGTTTATGGGAGTCAAAAATggtaa
- the LOC123207179 gene encoding protein CELLULOSE SYNTHASE INTERACTIVE 3-like yields MSKSPSPEPQEHRFQSVSQPRASNGTEGMDDPDSMLSMVAQIIEQLHASMSSTQEKELITARILGIVRSRKEARTLIGTHAQAMPLFISILRIGTSVAKVNVAATLSVLCKDEDLRLKVLLGGCIPPLLSLLKSESTEARKAAAEAIYEVSSGGLSDDHVGMKIFVTEDVVPSLWDQLDPKNQQDKVVQGFVTGALRNLCGDMNGYWRATLEAGGVDIIVGLLSSGSAAAQSNAASLLARLMLAFSDSIPKVIDSGAVKSLLQLVGQNNDVSVRASAADALEALSSKSVKAKKAVVDAEGVPILIGAIVAPSKECMQGECGQALQGHATQALANIYGGLSAFIMYLGELSQSLCLAAPVADIIGALAYALMVFGQNSTVDEETFDATQIENILVMLLKPHDNELVQQRVLEAMASLYGNIYLSRCLSHAEAKKVLIGLITMAAADVQEYLIASLTTLCCNGVGIWEAVGKREGVQLLMSLLGLSSEQHQEYAVQLLSILTDQVDDSKWAITAAGGIPPLVQLLETGSQTAREVAAYVLWNLCCHSEDIRACVESAGAVPAFLWLLRSGGMKGQAASAMALTKLVRTADSATINQLLAFLLGDSPCSKVHIIKVLGHVLTVASKNVLLQKGSAANKGLTSLVQVLNSSNEETQENAASVLADFLSTRQDICDSLATDEIVKPCMKLLTSNNQVVATQSARALAALSRPTKTKTTNKMSYITKGDVSPVIKLGKTSSISAAETAVAALANLLSDPQVAAEALAEDVVSVLTRVLAEGTSEGKKNASQALHQLLKHFPVGDVLKGNSQFRFAVHTIVDSVNAMSMDGTDAADALEVISLLARTKQDSNLSYLPWAVLVEVPSSLEPLVRCLAEGPPSLQDKAIEILSRFCRDQPVVLGDLLVARSASIVALANRIMHSSSLEVRVEGTALLICAAKEHKEQSMDALDLSGYLESLIYALVDMMKQCSSCSSLEIEVITPKGYVERTTFHKGSDFDISDPATVMVGTVALWLLSIISSYHTKNKLTVVEAGGLEVLSVKLANFASNPQAEFEDTDSVWISAMLLAILFQDANVALSPATMSIIPSLALLLRSDQVIDRYFAAQAMASLICSGSKGINLAIANSGAVAGLIALIGYIESDMPDLMALSEEFLLVRTPDQVVLEQLFEIEEVRVGSIARKSIPMLVDLLRPIPDRPGAPPIAVQLLTCIADGSDTNKLIMAEAGALDALTKYLSLSPQHSTEAAIAELLRILYSNPDIIRYEASLSSLNQLIAVLRLSSRGARLSAARALRELFDADNVRDSELAWQAVQPLVDMLNAASECEQEVALVSLIKLTSGSPSKAGLLTDVEGDPLESLCKILSTASSLELKRNAAELCFIMFGNTKMRTSPIASDCIQCLVPLMQSDTSIAVESAVCAFERLLDDEQHVEFAAVYDVVDLLVGLVSGENHRLVEASICALIKLGKDRTPCKLEMVKAGIIDNCLELLPVAPSSLCSSIAQLFRILTNSSAIARGAEAAKIVEPLFMVLLRPDFNLWGQHSALQALVNILEKPQSLTTLKLTPSQVIEPLISFLESPSQAIQQLGTELLSHLLAQEHFQQDITTKNAVVPLVQLAGIGILNLQQTAVKALEKISTSWPKAVADAGGIFELAKVIIQDDPQPPHALWESASLVLSNVLRSNAKYYFKVPVVVLVRMLHSTLESTITVALNALLVHEKTDASSAEQMAQAGAIDALVDILRSHQCEEASGSLLEALFNNVRIRDMKVSKYAIAPLSQYLLDPQTRSESGRLLAALALGDLSQNEGLARASDSVSACRALISLLEDETTEEMKMVAICALQNFVMHSRTNRRAVAEAGGILVVQELLLSSNAEVAAQAALLIKFLFSNHTLQEYVSNELIRSLTAALERELWSTATINEEVLRTLHMIFMNFPKLHISEAATLCIPHMVGALKSGSEAAQESVLDTLCLLKHSWSTMPIDIAKSQAMIASEAIPILQMLMKTCPPSFHDRADSLLHCLPGCLTVTIKRGNNLKQTVGTTNAFCRLTIGNGPPRQTKVVNHSISPEWKEGFTWAFDVPPKGQKLHILCKSKNTFGKTTLGKVTIQIDKVVTEGVYSGLFSLNHDSNKDGSSRTLEIDIIWSNSLSNDGM; encoded by the exons ATGTCAAAGTCTCCCTCTCCTGAACCCCAAGAGCATAGATTTCAATCTGTTTCGCAGCCTCG GGCATCTAATGGAACAGAAGGAATGGATGACCCAGACAGTATGTTGTCTATGGTTGCTCAAATTATTGAGCAACTACATGCCAGTATGTCTTCAACACAAGAGAAAGAACTTATTACAGCACGTATACTTGGTATTGTAAGATCAAGGAAGGAGGCCAGAACGCTTATTGGCACTCATGCCCAAGCAATGCCTTTGTTCATATCAATTCTCAGGATTGGTACCTCTGTGGCAAAAGTAAATGTTGCTGCAACTCTTAGTGTTCTATGCAAAGATGAAGACTTACGATTAAAGGTGCTTCTAGGTGGATGCATTCCACCATTGCTCTCACTTTTGAAGTCAGAATCAACTGAAGCAAGGAAAGCAGCGGCTGAGGCAATATATGAGGTCTCCTCTGGTGGACTTTCAGATGATCATGTTGGTATGAAAATATTTGTTACAGAAGATGTGGTTCCCTCCTTATGGGATCAGCTTGATCCAAAGAACCAGCAGGATAAAGTGGTACAGGGGTTTGTTACTGGGGCTTTGAGGAATCTTTGTGGTGACATGAATGGGTATTGGAGGGCCACACTTGAGGCTGGAGGAGTAGATATTATTGTGGGTCTTCTATCTTCTGGTAGTGCTGCTGCTCAGTCCAATGCAGCTTCTTTATTGGCCCGTCTGATGTTGGCTTTCAGTGATAGTATCCCCAAAGTAATAGACTCTGGAGCTGTCAAATCTTTGCTGCAGCTTGTGGGTCAGAATAATGATGTTTCTGTTCGTGCTAGCGCTGCTGATGCTTTGGAGGCACTTTCGTCAAAGTCAGTCAAAGCTAAGAAAGCTGTTGTTGATGCTGAAGGTGTCCCCATTTTGATTGGGGCTATTGTTGCTCCTTCTAAAGAGTGTATGCAAGGGGAGTGTGGCCAGGCGCTGCAGGGTCATGCAACACAAGCTTTAGCTAATATTTATGGGGGCTTGTCTGCTTTTATAATGTATCTTGGAGAACTATCTCAATCTCTTTGCCTAGCTGCTCCAGTTGCTGATATAATAGGAGCACTTGCCTATGCTCTGATGGTCTTTGGTCAAAATTCTACAGTTGATGAGGAAACTTTTGATGCAACACAGATAGAGAATATATTAGTGATGTTACTGAAGCCTCATGATAATGAACTTGTTCAACAGCGTGTTCTTGAGGCTATGGCCAGCTTATATGGAAACATCTACCTCTCAAGATGCCTCAGTCATGCGGAAGCGAAGAAGGTGCTTATAGGACTCATAACAATGGCTGCTGCTGATGTGCAGGAGTATCTGATAGCGTCGTTAACAACATTATGCTGCAATGGAGTTGGCATCTGGGAGGCTGTTGGCAAGAGAGAAGGAGTTCAGTTGCTGATGTCGTTGCTGGGCTTATCAAGCGAGCAGCATCAAGAGTATGCTGTTCAGTTGTTATCAATCTTAACTGATCAGGTTGATGACAGCAAGTGGGCTATCACTGCTGCTGGCGGTATTCCTCCACTGGTGCAGTTATTAGAGACTGGATCTCAGACGGCAAGGGAGGTTGCAGCTTATGTTCTGTGGAATTTGTGCTGTCACAGTGAAGATATCCGTGCCTGTGTTGAAAGTGCTGGAGCTGTTCCAGCTTTCTTATGGCTCCTAAGAAGTGGTGGAATGAAAGGGCAGGCAGCATCAGCTATGGCACTTACAAAACTTGTCCGGACAGCTGATTCTGCCACCATTAATCAGTTGCTAGCTTTCCTTCTAGGAGATTCACCATGTTCAAAGGTCCATATTATTAAAGTTTTGGGTCATGTACTTACAGTGGCATCAAAAAATGTTCTTTTGCAGAAGGGATCTGCTGCTAATAAAGGGCTGACATCTCTCGTCCAGGTGCTCAATTCCTCCAATGAAGAAACCCAAGAAAATGCTGCTTCTGTCCTAGCTGATTTTTTAAGCACAAGACAAGATATCTGTGATAGTCTTGCAACTGATGAGATTGTGAAGCCATGTATGAAGCTTTTAACCAGTAATAATCAAGTTGTTGCCACACAGTCAGCTCGAGCATTGGCTGCTCTTTCCCGCCCTACAAAGACTAAAACTACAAACAAGATGTCTTATATTACCAAAGGGGATGTCAGTCCTGTTATTAAGTTGGGTAAAACTTCTTCTATAAGTGCTGCTGAAACTGCTGTTGCTGCTTTGGCCAATCTTCTTTCTGATCCCCAGGTTGCAGCAGAAGCCCTGGCTGAAGATGTTGTTTCTGTTTTGACAAGAGTGCTGGCAGAAGGAACTTCAGAAGGTAAGAAGAATGCATCACAGGCCTTACATCAGTTACTGAAGCATTTTCCAGTTGGTGATGTGCTCAAAGGAAATTCCCAGTTTCGTTTTGCTGTCCATACAATAGTTGATTCTGTAAATGCAATGAGTATGGATGGAACTGATGCTGCAGATGCTTTAGAAGTAATTTCACTTTTGGCTAGGACAAAGCAGGATTCGAACCTCTCATACCTGCCATGGGCTGTCCTTGTCGAGGTTCCTTCAAGCTTAGAACCTCTTGTGCGCTGTCTGGCAGAGGGGCCTCCTTCATTGCAAGATAAGGCTATAGAAATTCTTTCTAGGTTTTGCAGGGATCAACCAGTTGTACTAGGTGATCTGTTGGTTGCAAGATCAGCATCCATTGTTGCTTTAGCTAATAGAATCATGCATTCATCCAGTTTAGAAGTTAGAGTTGAGGGAACGGCATTACTCATTTGTGCTGCAAAGGAGCACAAAGAGCAGTCAATGGATGCTCTTGATCTGTCAGGATATTTGGAATCCCTTATATATGCTTTAGTGGATATGATGAAGCAATGTTCTAGTTGTTCCTCTTTAGAAATTGAAGTCATTACTCCAAAAGGTTATGTGGAAAGAACTACATTTCATAAAGGCAGTGATTTTGATATTTCTGATCCAGCCACTGTCATGGTAGGCACTGTTGCCTTATGGTTGCTATCAATAATTTCTTCCTATCATACAAAGAATAAACTAACTGTAGTTGAAGCTGGTGGACTTGAGGTTCTCTCTGTCAAGCTTGCAAATTTTGCTTCAAATCCACAG gctgaatttgaagatacTGACAGTGTATGGATTAGTGCCATGCTCCTGGCCATATTGTTTCAAGATGCTAATGTTGCTCTATCTCCTGCAACAATGAGCATCATACCCTCACTTGCTCTTCTGCTGAGATCTGATCAAGTAATTGATAGGTATTTTGCTGCCCAGGCAATGGCTAGTCTTATTTGTAGTGGAAGCAAGGGCATAAATCTTGCTATTGCAAATTCAGGTGCTGTTGCTGGCTTGATAGCTCTAATTGGCTACATAGAATCAGATATGCCAGACCTTATGGCTTTATCTGAAGAATTTTTACTGGTAAGAACTCCTGATCAAGTTGTGTTGGAACAACTTTTTGAAATTGAGGAGGTAAGAGTTGGTTCTATTGCACGAAAATCAATTCCTATGCTAGTTGATCTGTTGAGACCCATTCCCGATAGGCCAGGTGCCCCTCCAATTGCTGTTCAACTCTTGACTTGCATTGCAGATGGAAgtgatacaaataaattaatcatgGCTGAAGCTGGAGCTCTGGATGCTCTAACAAAATACCTATCTTTGAGCCCTCAACACTCAACAGAAGCCGCCATAGCAGAATTATTGAGAATATTGTATAGCAATCCTGATATCATCCGATATGAAGCATCCCTTAGTTCCTTGAATCAACTCATAGCTGTTCTGCGTTTGAGCTCAAGAGGTGCTAGACTTAGTGCTGCAAGGGCCCTCCGTGAACTTTTTGATGCAGATAATGTTAGAGACTCTGAATTAGCTTGGCAGGCTGTTCAGCCATTGGTTGACATGCTTAATGCTGCATCAGAGTGTGAGCAAGAGGTTGCTCTTGTTTCATTGATCAAGTTGACATCGGGAAGTCCCTCAAAGGCGGGTTTATTGACTGATGTGGAAGGAGACCCTCTTGAGAGTCTATGTAAAATATTGTCAACTGCTTCATCATTGGAATTGAAGAGAAATGCTGCTGAACTTTGTTTCATTATGTTTGGTAATACAAAAATGAGAACATCTCCAATTGCTTCTGATTGCATACAATGCCTTGTACCACTTATGCAGTCTGACACAAGTATAGCTGTGGAATCTGCTGTTTGTGCTTTTGAGAGATTATTGGACGATGAGCAACATGTTGAGTTTGCGGCAGTTTATGATGTTGTGGATCTGCTTGTCGGCTTGGTTTCTGGGGAAAACCATCGACTTGTTGAGGCTAGCATATGTGCCCTTATAAAATTAGGGAAAGACCGGACTCCATGCAAATTGGAAATGGTAAAAGCTGGCATAATTGATAACTGTCTTGAGCTACTCCCCGTTGCACCCAGTTCATTGTGCTCCTCCATTGCCCAACTGTTCCGTATTTTAACAAATAGCAGTGCAATTGCTAGGGGTGCTGAGGCTGCAAAAATAGTAGAGCCTCTTTTCATGGTTTTGCTTCGTCCAGATTTCAATCTGTGGGGACAGCATAGCGCCTTGCAGGCACTTGTGAATATTTTGGAAAAACCTCAAAGCCTCACAACTTTGAAGCTGACTCCAAGCCAAGTGATTGAGcctttgatttcatttttggaGTCTCCTTCTCAAGCCATCCAGCAGCTTGGCACAGAATTGTTAAGCCATCTACTGGCACAGGAACATTTCCAACAAGACATCACCACAAAAAATGCCGTTGTTCCACTTGTGCAGCTTGCTGGAATTGGAATACTGAACCTGCAGCAAACAGCTGTAAAAGCATTAGAAAAGATCTCCACAAGCTGGCCAAAAGCAGTTGCTGATGCTGGAGGTATTTTTGAGCTTGCAAAGGTTATTATTCAAGATGATCCTCAACCTCCTCATGCATTGTGGGAATCAGCTTCTTTGGTACTCTCAAATGTTTTGCGTAGCAATGCAAAGTACTATTTTAAAGTTCCAGTGGTGGTTCTGGTCAGAATGTTGCACTCAACACTGGAGAGCACCATCACTGTGGCTCTTAATGCCTTGCTTGTCCATGAAAAGACTGATGCTTCAAGTGCTGAACAGATGGCTCAAGCTGGTGCCATAGATGCTTTGGTGGATATACTTAGATCTCATCAGTGTGAAGAAGCATCAGGAAGTTTACTTGAAGCCTTGTTTAACAATGTGAGGATACGAGACATGAAGGTTTCTAAGTATGCAATTGCACCGTTATCACAGTATTTGTTAGACCCCCAAACCCGATCAGAGTCAGGCAGACTTCTTGCAGCTTTAGCCCTTGGAGACCTCTCTCAGAACGAAGGGCTTGCTAGAGCCAGTGATTCTGTGTCTGCATGTCGTGCGCTGATAAGCTTGCTTGAGGATGAAACAacagaagaaatgaaaatggtGGCAATCTGTGCATTGCAGAACTTTGTAATGCACAGTAGAACTAATAGGAGAGCTGTTGCAGAAGCAGGTGGGATATTAGTTGTTCAAGAGCTACTATTGTCTTCAAATGCAGAAGTTGCTGCTCAGGCAGCATTgctaatcaaatttttattttccaatcaCACACTCCAAGAATATGTGTCAAATGAACTTATCAGATCTTTGACAG CGGCACTGGAGAGAGAGTTGTGGTCTACAGCAACTATTAATGAAGAGGTGTTAAGGACGTTACATATGATATTTATGAACTTCCCTAAGCTTCATATTTCTGAAGCAGCCACCCTGTGCATCCCTCATATGGTTGGAGCACTAAAGTCTGGAAGTGAGGCTGCACAGGAGTCTGTATTGGACACCCTATGCTTGTTAAAACATTCTTGGTCAACCATGCCGATAGATATTGCAAAGTCTCAAGCCATGATTGCTTCTGAAGCCATTCCTATTTTGCAAATGCTGATGAAAACCTGCCCACCAAGTTTCCATGATAGAGCAGACAGCCTCCTACACTGCTTACCAGGGTGTTTAACTGTTACAATTAAGCGTGGTAACAATCTAAAGCAGACCGTGGGAACCACTAATGCTTTTTGTCGATTGACAATAGGCAATGGTCCGCCACGGCAAACTAAG gtgGTCAACCACAGTATCTCTCCAGAGTGGAAGGAAGGGTTCACATGGGCCTTTGACGTACCACCGAAGGGACAGAAGCTCCACATTTTATGCAAAAGCAAAAATACTTTTGGGAAG ACAACTCTTGGAAAAGTGACCATCCAAATTGACAAGGTTGTTACAGAAGGAGTTTACAGCGGTTTGTTTAGCCTAAATCATGACAGCAACAAAGATGGTTCTTCCAGAACGCTGGAGATTGATATAATCTGGTCCAACAGCCTGTCGAATGATGGCATGTAA
- the LOC123207159 gene encoding NAC domain-containing protein 2-like: MSTELQLPPGFRFHPTDEELVMHYLCRKCLSQSIAVPIIAEIDLYKFDPWDLPDLALYGEKEWYFFSPRDRKYPNGSRPNRAAGSGYWKATGADKPIGQPKPVGIKKALVFYAGKAPKGEKTNWIMHEYRLADVDRTARKKNSLRLDDWVLCRIYNKKGSVEKQQNQAVNRKMNSPVMEEDRKPDIISNGVNKSALPPNPAATATGTVNDYMYLDTSDSMPKLHTDSSCSEQVVSPEFISEVESEPKIQPWDNNNLGFPYNYLDANMDLSFNSQFQSSNQLSPLQDMFMYLQKPF, from the exons ATGTCGACCGAGTTACAATTGCCTCCTGGTTTCAGATTTCATCCGACGGATGAGGAGCTCGTGATGCACTACTTATGCCGGAAATGTTTGTCGCAGTCGATAGCTGTTCCGATTATCGCTGAAATCGATCTTTACAAATTCGACCCTTGGGACCTCCCAg ATTTGGCCTTATACGGAGAAAAGGAGTGGTACTTTTTTTCGCCGAGGGACAGGAAGTACCCGAACGGTTCAAGGCCTAACCGAGCAGCGGGAAGCGGGTACTGGAAGGCGACTGGAGCCGATAAGCCGATTGGACAGCCAAAACCCGTCGGAATTAAGAAGGCTTTGGTGTTTTACGCAGGAAAAGCTCCTAAAGGGGAGAAAACCAACTGGATTATGCACGAGTATCGATTAGCCGACGTGGATCGGACGGCTCGTAAGAAGAACAGCTTAAGG CTGGATGACTGGGTCCTGTGTCGCATATACAACAAGAAAGGAAGCGTCGAGAAGCAGCAAAATCAAGCAGTAAACCGGAAAATGAATTCACCGGTGATGGAGGAGGATAGGAAACCGGATATAATTTCAAATGGCGTGAACAAATCAGCACTTCCCCCCAATCCGGCGGCGACAGCGACCGGAACGGTTAACGATTATATGTACTTAGACACGTCGGATTCAATGCCGAAGTTACACACGGACTCGAGCTGTTCGGAGCAAGTGGTATCACCGGAATTCATATCCGAGGTGGAGAGCGAGCCGAAAATACAACCCTGGGACAACAATAACCTTGGATTTCCTTATAATTACCTAGACGCCAATATGGACTTGAGCTTCAATTCTCAGTTTCAAAGCAGCAATCAGCTGTCGCCGTTGCAGGATATGTTCATGTACCTTCAGAAGCCTTTTTAA
- the LOC123207180 gene encoding replication factor C subunit 3-like isoform X2, translating into MADTVSLMDVDEDANQNQNQNNTLKSNKGKDVVSAAPPDSKATPWVEKYRPQSLADVAAHRDIVDTIDRLTTENRLPHLLLYGPPGTGKTSTILAVARKLYGAQYHNMILELNASDDRGIDVVRQQIQDFASTQSFSFGAKASVKLVLLDEADAMTKDAQFALRRVIEKYTKNTRFTLICNHVNKIIPALQSRCTRFRFAPLEPSHVTERLKHVIKAEGLDVTESGLAALVRLCNGDMRKALNILQSTHMASQQITEEAVYLCTGNPLPIDIEQISYWLLNESFADGISEMKTRKGLALVDIVREVTMFVFKIKMPSDVRVRLINDLADIEYRLSFGCNDKLQLGSLISTFTQARSALVAAAK; encoded by the exons ATGGCGGACACCGTTTCTCTTATGGATGTCGACGAAGACGCgaaccaaaaccaaaaccaaaacaacaCTCTAAAATCCAACAAGGGAAAAGATGTCGTCTCCGCCGCACCACCTGACAGCAAAGCTACTCCTTGGGTCGAGAAGTACCGCCCTCAGTCCCTTGCTGACGTGGCCGCTCATCGAGACATTGTCGATACCA TCGACAGATTGACTACCGAGAACCGGCTGCCACATCTCTTATTATACGGCCCTCCTGGTACGGGCAAAACGTCTACTATTCTCGCTGTTGCACGGAAGCTTTACGGAGCGCAGTACCATAATATGATTCTGGAGCTCAATGCATCTGACGATAGAGGAATTGATGTTGTGAGGCAACAGATCCAAGATTTTGCCAGCACGCAGAGCTTCTCCTTTGG AGCAAAGGCATCAGTGAAATTGGTCTTGCTTGATGAGGCAGATGCCATGACAAAAGATGCTCAGTTTGCCCTGCGTAGAG TGATTGAGAAATACACAAAGAACACTAGGTTCACACTTATTTGTAATCATGTCAACAAGATTATTCCAGCTCTGCAGTCTAGGTGTACGAGATTCCGGTTTGCTCCTCTTGAACCAAGTCATGTCACTGAGCGACTCAAACATGTTATAAAGGCTGAAGG GCTTGATGTAACTGAGAGTGGCTTAGCAGCACTTGTACGGCTATGCAATGGTGATATGAGGAAGGCCTTGAACATTTTGCAG TCAACTCACATGGCTTCTCAGCAAATTACAGAAGAAGCTGTATACCTATGCACTGGAAACCCTTTACCGATTGACATTGAGCAGATATCTTATTGGCTTCTGAATGAATCTTTTGCAGATG GAATATCTGAAATGAAGACAAGGAAAGGGTTGGCATTGGTAGATATTGTAAGAGAAGTGACAAT GTTTGTTTTTAAGATTAAGATGCCATCAGATGTCCGAGTTCGGCTGATTAATGATTTGGCTGACATTGA GTACAGACTGAGTTTTGGATGCAATGACAAGCTACAGCTTGGATCTCTAATTTCTACTTTCACGCAGGCAAGGTCTGCTCTTGTTGCTGCTGCAAAGTAG